The proteins below are encoded in one region of Aquisphaera giovannonii:
- a CDS encoding helix-turn-helix domain-containing protein → MSITAPASASTGPGHGDRGRPATLSRYVSIAAASRIVGLSEKAIRTLIRSGELPAHVLPCQTRQRVDVFELNDVVTRSIRPARAE, encoded by the coding sequence ATGAGCATCACCGCACCAGCATCAGCCAGCACCGGTCCTGGCCATGGGGACCGCGGCCGGCCGGCGACGCTCAGCCGATACGTGAGCATCGCCGCGGCCAGCCGGATCGTGGGCCTGAGCGAGAAGGCCATCCGGACGTTGATCCGATCCGGCGAACTGCCGGCCCATGTCCTGCCGTGCCAGACCAGGCAACGCGTCGATGTCTTCGAATTGAACGATGTCGTGACCCGATCGATCCGGCCGGCGCGTGCGGAGTGA
- a CDS encoding P27 family phage terminase small subunit, with translation MSKHHGTPSIGMSPEPPGHLSEGSAALWRSIVRDYNFGQYPEALAILLEAMNARDRAEQARLIIAAEGITVCDGRNSIKGHPCVAIAKEAQNVFISAMKALRLDPDSSAKGVS, from the coding sequence ATGAGCAAGCATCACGGGACACCCAGCATCGGCATGAGCCCCGAGCCGCCCGGGCATCTTTCGGAGGGCAGCGCGGCCCTTTGGCGCTCGATCGTCCGGGATTACAACTTCGGCCAGTATCCGGAGGCGTTGGCGATCCTCCTGGAGGCCATGAACGCCCGGGATCGAGCGGAGCAAGCCCGGCTGATCATCGCGGCTGAGGGAATCACGGTCTGCGACGGCCGCAACAGCATCAAGGGCCACCCGTGCGTCGCGATCGCCAAGGAGGCCCAAAACGTCTTCATCTCGGCGATGAAGGCCCTTCGGCTGGACCCCGATTCCTCGGCGAAAGGCGTTAGCTGA